A genome region from Bradyrhizobium commune includes the following:
- a CDS encoding co-chaperone GroES, with protein MAKSKFRPLHDRVVVKRIDAEEKTKGGIIIPDTAKEKPSQGEVVAVGPGGRDEAGKLIPIDLKVGDRVLFGKWSGTEVKIDNEELLIMKESDIMGVMA; from the coding sequence ATGGCTAAGTCCAAATTTCGTCCGCTGCATGACCGTGTCGTGGTCAAACGTATCGACGCCGAGGAAAAGACCAAGGGCGGCATCATCATCCCCGACACCGCCAAGGAAAAGCCGTCCCAGGGCGAAGTCGTCGCCGTCGGCCCCGGCGGTCGCGACGAAGCGGGCAAGCTGATCCCGATCGACCTCAAGGTCGGCGACCGCGTGCTGTTCGGCAAATGGTCGGGCACCGAGGTCAAGATCGACAACGAGGAGCTCCTGATCATGAAGGAGTCGGACATCATGGGCGTGATGGCCTAA
- the groL gene encoding chaperonin GroEL (60 kDa chaperone family; promotes refolding of misfolded polypeptides especially under stressful conditions; forms two stacked rings of heptamers to form a barrel-shaped 14mer; ends can be capped by GroES; misfolded proteins enter the barrel where they are refolded when GroES binds) has product MAAKDVKFSGDARDRMLRGVDILANAVKVTLGPKGRNVVIEKSFGAPRITKDGVTVAKEIELEDKFENMGAQMVREVASKTNDTAGDGTTTATVLAQAIVREGAKSVAAGMNPMDLKRGIDIAVNAVVKDIEKRAKPVAASSEVAQVGTISANGDAAIGKMIAQAMQKVGNEGVITVEENKSLDTEVDIVEGMKFDRGYLSPYFVTNAEKMTAELEDAYILLHEKKLSGLQAMLPVLEAVVQSGKPLVIVAEDVEGEALATLVVNRLRGGLKVAAVKAPGFGDRRKAMLEDLAILTGGQLISEDLGIKLENVTVKMLGRAGKVVIDKENTTIVKGAGKKPEIEARVGQIKAQIEETTSDYDREKLQERLAKLAGGVAVIRVGGATEIEVKEKKDRVEDALNATRAAVQEGIVPGGGVALLRAKKAVGRLTNANADVQAGINIVLKALEAPIRQISENAGVEGSIVVGKILENKSETFGFDAQTEDYVDMVEKGIIDPAKVVRTALQDASSVAGLLVTTEAMVAEAPKKDAPPAMPAGGGMGGF; this is encoded by the coding sequence ATGGCTGCCAAAGACGTCAAATTCTCCGGAGACGCGCGCGATCGCATGCTGCGCGGCGTCGACATTCTCGCCAACGCCGTCAAGGTGACGCTCGGCCCGAAGGGCCGCAACGTCGTCATCGAGAAGAGCTTCGGCGCGCCCCGCATCACCAAGGACGGCGTCACCGTCGCCAAGGAGATCGAGCTCGAGGACAAGTTCGAGAACATGGGCGCCCAGATGGTGCGTGAGGTCGCCTCCAAGACCAATGACACCGCCGGCGACGGCACCACCACCGCAACCGTGCTGGCCCAGGCCATCGTGCGCGAAGGCGCCAAGTCGGTTGCTGCCGGCATGAACCCGATGGACCTCAAGCGCGGCATCGACATCGCCGTCAATGCCGTCGTCAAGGACATCGAAAAGCGCGCCAAGCCGGTCGCCGCCTCCTCCGAGGTCGCCCAGGTCGGCACCATCTCGGCCAACGGCGATGCCGCCATCGGCAAGATGATCGCGCAGGCGATGCAGAAGGTCGGCAACGAGGGCGTCATCACCGTCGAGGAGAACAAGTCGCTCGACACCGAGGTCGACATCGTCGAGGGCATGAAGTTCGACCGCGGCTATCTGTCGCCCTACTTCGTCACCAACGCCGAGAAGATGACCGCCGAGCTCGAGGACGCCTACATCCTCCTGCACGAGAAGAAGCTCTCGGGCCTTCAGGCCATGCTGCCGGTGCTCGAAGCCGTGGTGCAGTCCGGCAAGCCGCTCGTCATCGTCGCCGAGGACGTCGAGGGCGAGGCGCTGGCCACCCTCGTGGTCAATCGCCTGCGTGGCGGCCTCAAGGTTGCCGCCGTCAAGGCGCCGGGCTTCGGTGACCGCCGCAAGGCGATGCTGGAGGACCTCGCGATCCTGACCGGCGGCCAGCTGATCTCCGAAGATCTCGGCATCAAGCTCGAGAACGTCACGGTAAAGATGCTGGGACGCGCCGGCAAGGTGGTGATCGACAAGGAGAACACCACGATCGTCAAGGGCGCCGGCAAGAAGCCGGAGATCGAGGCGCGCGTCGGCCAGATCAAGGCGCAGATCGAGGAGACCACCTCGGACTACGACCGCGAGAAGCTCCAGGAGCGCCTCGCCAAGCTCGCCGGCGGCGTCGCGGTGATCCGCGTCGGCGGCGCCACCGAGATCGAGGTCAAGGAGAAGAAGGACCGCGTCGAGGACGCGCTCAACGCCACCCGCGCCGCGGTGCAGGAAGGCATCGTCCCCGGCGGCGGCGTCGCGCTGCTGCGCGCCAAGAAGGCTGTGGGGCGTCTCACCAACGCCAATGCCGACGTCCAGGCCGGCATCAACATCGTGCTGAAGGCGCTGGAAGCTCCGATCCGCCAGATCTCGGAGAATGCCGGCGTCGAGGGCTCGATCGTGGTCGGCAAGATCCTGGAGAACAAGTCGGAGACCTTCGGTTTCGACGCCCAGACCGAGGACTATGTCGACATGGTCGAGAAGGGCATCATCGATCCCGCCAAGGTGGTGCGCACCGCGCTCCAGGACGCCTCCTCCGTGGCCGGCCTGCTGGTGACCACCGAGGCGATGGTCGCCGAAGCGCCGAAGAAGGACGCCCCGCCCGCCATGCCGGCCGGCGGCGGCATGGGCGGTTTCTAA
- a CDS encoding META domain-containing protein, which translates to MVSFKRLVCAAVALLSMTVAARSEDGFPFGTEMTLEAVPQPGSKRIPNIEIGDNGEVVLELWCKGGKGQFSVAGNTVIFVPGPIQDRSCPPARALADDDLVAALSSVETWKRQGDVLTLIGPKPLRFRANGN; encoded by the coding sequence ATGGTTTCGTTCAAGCGGTTGGTCTGTGCAGCGGTCGCGCTGCTGTCGATGACGGTTGCAGCGCGTTCCGAGGATGGTTTTCCATTCGGCACCGAGATGACGCTGGAAGCCGTGCCGCAGCCCGGCTCGAAACGGATTCCGAACATCGAGATCGGCGACAATGGCGAGGTCGTGCTGGAGCTCTGGTGCAAGGGCGGCAAGGGCCAGTTTTCGGTAGCCGGCAACACCGTGATCTTCGTCCCCGGCCCAATTCAGGATCGTTCCTGTCCGCCCGCAAGGGCTCTGGCCGACGACGATCTTGTCGCTGCGCTCAGCAGTGTCGAGACCTGGAAGCGCCAGGGCGACGTGCTCACGCTGATCGGCCCGAAGCCGTTGCGGTTTCGCGCGAACGGGAATTGA
- a CDS encoding L-lactate permease — translation MWNQIYDPLHSPVLSTIAAAVPVVTLLVLIASGRVQAHIAAVIAVIVTNLITIFVFTMPVNMSIRASILGIVTGFFPIGWIVLNVIFLYQVTVTTGRFELLKRAVGGVTEDRRLQLLLIAFSFGAFFEGASGFGTPVAITGAVLIGLGFSPLAASGLSLIANTAPVAYGALGTPIQGLASVTGLDPYILGAMVGRQLPFFSLIVPFWVVWAFAGWKAMKDIWPAILVTGVSFAIPQFVISNYVNPWIVDIGASLISMGALILFLRVWQPRQLWLSPALRGRDESAATMAAAKPLDKTPLTSGELFSALLPWIIVCIVMLVWGNGAFKTWANSIFVWNYPVPELHQMINKMPPVAPGPTKEAAVFGFTYLSFTGTGMLIAAIISGFLMGVGPGRLLTEYGRTIRLCAISLITISAMLAIGTLTRLSGVDATLGLAFAATGVLYPFFGTLLGWLGVALTGSDTSSNILFGNLQKITSQQLGLSPILMGAANSSGGVMGKMIDAQSIVVASTATNWYGHEGTILRFVFWHSIVLACLVGVLVTLQAYVYPFTALVLK, via the coding sequence ATGTGGAATCAAATCTATGATCCGCTGCACAGCCCCGTGCTGTCGACCATCGCGGCGGCGGTACCTGTCGTCACGCTGCTGGTCCTGATCGCGAGCGGGCGCGTTCAGGCTCATATCGCCGCGGTCATCGCCGTGATCGTGACCAATTTGATCACGATCTTCGTCTTCACCATGCCGGTGAACATGTCGATCCGCGCCTCGATCCTCGGCATCGTGACCGGCTTCTTTCCGATCGGCTGGATCGTTCTCAACGTCATCTTCCTCTACCAGGTGACGGTGACGACCGGACGCTTCGAGCTTCTCAAGCGCGCGGTCGGCGGCGTCACCGAGGACCGGCGGCTGCAATTGCTGCTGATCGCCTTTTCATTCGGCGCCTTCTTCGAGGGCGCCTCGGGCTTCGGCACGCCGGTTGCGATCACCGGCGCGGTGCTGATCGGCCTCGGCTTCTCGCCGCTTGCAGCTTCCGGTCTGTCGCTGATCGCCAACACGGCGCCGGTCGCCTATGGCGCGCTGGGCACGCCGATCCAGGGGCTCGCCTCGGTCACGGGGCTCGATCCCTACATCCTCGGCGCGATGGTCGGACGGCAATTGCCGTTCTTCTCGCTGATCGTGCCGTTCTGGGTGGTGTGGGCGTTTGCGGGCTGGAAGGCCATGAAGGACATCTGGCCGGCGATTCTCGTCACCGGCGTCTCCTTCGCGATCCCGCAATTCGTGATCTCGAACTACGTCAATCCCTGGATCGTCGACATCGGCGCATCGCTGATCTCGATGGGCGCGTTGATCCTGTTCCTGCGCGTCTGGCAGCCGAGGCAGCTCTGGCTGTCGCCGGCGCTGCGCGGCCGCGATGAATCGGCGGCCACGATGGCGGCTGCAAAGCCGCTCGACAAGACGCCGCTCACCTCCGGTGAGTTGTTCAGCGCGTTGTTGCCGTGGATCATCGTCTGCATCGTGATGCTGGTCTGGGGCAACGGCGCTTTCAAGACTTGGGCGAACTCGATTTTCGTCTGGAACTATCCCGTTCCCGAGCTGCACCAGATGATCAACAAGATGCCGCCGGTGGCGCCAGGGCCGACCAAGGAGGCGGCGGTGTTCGGCTTTACCTACCTGTCCTTCACTGGCACCGGCATGCTGATCGCGGCCATTATCTCCGGCTTCCTGATGGGCGTCGGGCCGGGCCGGCTGCTGACCGAATATGGCCGCACCATCCGGCTCTGCGCGATCTCGCTGATCACGATCTCGGCGATGCTCGCGATCGGTACGCTGACGCGCCTCTCCGGCGTCGACGCGACGCTCGGTCTCGCCTTTGCCGCAACCGGCGTGCTCTACCCCTTCTTCGGCACATTGCTCGGCTGGTTGGGCGTGGCTCTGACCGGGTCGGATACGTCCTCGAACATCCTGTTCGGCAATCTCCAGAAGATCACGTCCCAGCAACTCGGCCTGTCGCCGATCCTGATGGGCGCGGCGAACTCGTCCGGCGGCGTCATGGGCAAGATGATCGACGCGCAGTCGATCGTGGTCGCCTCCACCGCCACCAACTGGTATGGCCACGAAGGCACCATCCTGCGCTTCGTGTTCTGGCACTCGATCGTGCTCGCCTGTCTCGTCGGCGTGCTCGTGACGTTGCAGGCCTATGTCTATCCGTTCACGGCGCTGGTGCTGAAGTAA
- a CDS encoding ABC transporter ATP-binding protein/permease, whose amino-acid sequence MKNISATLAIVWRIAGPYFRSEDKWAGRGLLVAVVAMELALVAINVLVSQWQNRFFSAIQEYQLDQFVREIWIFLGLASIYIALAVYKLYLNQWLQIRWRQWLTKHYLREWLDGATHYRMQLKGDAADNPDQRITEDVKNFVEQTLVIGLGLLSSIVTLASFVVILWGLSNKAPLHLYGTDIVVPGFLVWCALVYAILGTALTHWIGAPLINLNFEQQRFEADFRFNLIRVRENSEQIALLKGESAERGQLLQRFGFVIGNWYAIMSRTKRLTAFTASYSQAAVIFPYVVVAPAYFAKRIQLGDMMQTGSAFGSVQDALSFFVTAYRSIAEWRAIVARLDGFEMSVSSAVNLAAHEPTISVAPSNGRAITLKQLLVKLPNGEPLVSLDAFAVQPTERVLVTGPSGSGKSTLFRAVAGIWPFGSGAIGIPEKTRLMMLPQRPYFPIGTLGDAMVYPAEHGTIAPERMAEALTAVGLPRLAKRLDEEGHWNRMLSLGEQQRLGLARALLHAPDYLFLDEATASLDEPSEARLYRLLAEKLPQATIVSIGHRSTLDAFHTRKVTMVEDGDIHVLGDEPAKAEPSTVR is encoded by the coding sequence GTGAAGAACATCAGCGCCACGCTCGCGATCGTCTGGCGAATCGCCGGCCCCTATTTTCGATCCGAGGACAAATGGGCGGGTCGCGGCCTGCTCGTCGCAGTCGTTGCGATGGAGCTGGCGCTGGTAGCGATTAATGTCCTCGTCAGCCAGTGGCAGAACCGGTTCTTCAGCGCGATCCAGGAATATCAATTGGATCAGTTCGTCAGAGAAATCTGGATCTTTCTTGGCCTTGCTTCCATCTACATCGCGCTGGCGGTCTACAAGCTGTACCTGAACCAGTGGCTCCAGATTCGCTGGCGGCAATGGCTGACGAAACATTATCTCCGCGAATGGCTCGACGGTGCCACGCACTATCGCATGCAGCTCAAGGGCGACGCCGCAGACAATCCGGATCAGCGTATCACCGAGGACGTCAAGAACTTCGTCGAGCAGACGCTGGTCATCGGCCTCGGCCTGCTGTCGTCAATCGTGACGCTGGCCTCGTTCGTCGTCATCCTCTGGGGTTTGTCCAACAAGGCGCCCCTGCACCTTTACGGCACCGATATCGTCGTCCCCGGTTTTCTGGTCTGGTGTGCGCTGGTTTACGCAATCCTCGGTACGGCGCTGACGCATTGGATCGGCGCCCCGCTCATCAACCTCAATTTCGAGCAGCAGCGCTTTGAAGCTGATTTCCGCTTCAACCTGATCCGTGTGCGCGAAAATTCCGAGCAGATCGCCCTTTTGAAAGGTGAGAGCGCGGAGCGAGGCCAACTTTTGCAGCGCTTTGGTTTCGTCATCGGCAACTGGTACGCGATCATGAGCCGGACCAAGCGCCTCACCGCCTTCACGGCAAGCTACAGTCAGGCCGCAGTGATCTTTCCCTATGTGGTGGTGGCGCCGGCTTATTTCGCCAAGAGAATCCAGCTCGGCGACATGATGCAGACCGGCTCGGCGTTCGGCAGCGTGCAGGATGCGCTGTCCTTCTTCGTCACGGCCTACCGCTCGATCGCCGAATGGCGCGCGATCGTCGCGCGTCTCGACGGCTTCGAAATGTCGGTCAGCTCGGCGGTCAACCTCGCGGCACACGAGCCGACCATCAGCGTTGCACCATCGAACGGCAGGGCGATCACACTCAAGCAGTTGCTGGTGAAACTGCCGAACGGCGAGCCGCTGGTCAGCCTGGATGCCTTCGCGGTCCAGCCGACGGAGCGGGTGCTGGTGACTGGGCCATCCGGCTCCGGCAAGTCGACCCTGTTTCGGGCCGTCGCCGGCATCTGGCCGTTCGGCAGTGGGGCGATCGGCATCCCCGAGAAAACCAGGCTGATGATGCTGCCGCAACGACCATATTTCCCGATCGGCACACTCGGAGACGCCATGGTCTACCCGGCCGAGCACGGCACAATCGCGCCCGAGAGGATGGCAGAGGCGCTGACGGCGGTCGGCCTGCCACGTCTGGCAAAGCGGCTGGACGAAGAAGGCCACTGGAACCGGATGCTGTCGCTCGGCGAACAGCAACGCCTGGGATTGGCCCGCGCGCTGCTGCATGCGCCGGATTATCTGTTCCTGGACGAGGCAACGGCCTCGCTCGACGAGCCTTCCGAGGCCCGGCTCTACCGGCTGCTGGCGGAGAAGCTGCCGCAAGCCACCATCGTCTCGATCGGCCACCGCTCGACGCTCGACGCCTTCCACACCCGCAAGGTGACGATGGTGGAGGACGGCGACATCCACGTTCTCGGCGACGAGCCGGCCAAGGCGGAGCCAAGCACGGTGCGCTAA
- a CDS encoding TorF family putative porin: MKKVTLLATALAMVTGSAFAADMPLKAMKAPPAPAFDPWDVAFGGAIMNDYIFRGVTQSNHKPSVAAYFEPRYNINKDLQLYVGVSAESISFANRAAAEVDIYGGIRPTFGAFAFDIGVWGYLYPGGSCADNVLTGGIPGGNVCGVSTTTIFLADGNVMKKDVSFFEVYGKVNYTINDSFTVGATEYYSPNFLNSGAWGNYASLTAKYTAPSTVFGASGVGMYVSGEFGRQWFGTSDAFYGTGAGTVFANGIPYKDYNTWNIGIGFTYKVFTLDLRYSDTDLNKGDCNAFTSAFNATGTTSVTPINPGGAGSNWCGAAGVAKLSFDLTAMSNLK; encoded by the coding sequence ATGAAGAAAGTGACTTTGTTGGCAACGGCGCTGGCAATGGTGACGGGCTCGGCTTTCGCGGCGGACATGCCCTTGAAGGCAATGAAGGCCCCTCCGGCGCCCGCATTTGATCCCTGGGACGTCGCCTTCGGCGGCGCGATCATGAACGATTACATCTTCCGCGGCGTCACGCAGTCGAATCACAAGCCGTCAGTGGCGGCCTATTTCGAGCCGCGCTACAACATCAACAAGGACCTGCAGCTCTACGTCGGCGTCTCGGCCGAGAGCATTTCCTTCGCCAACCGCGCCGCGGCTGAAGTCGACATCTACGGCGGTATCCGGCCGACCTTCGGCGCGTTCGCCTTCGACATCGGCGTCTGGGGCTACCTGTATCCGGGCGGAAGCTGCGCCGACAACGTGCTCACTGGCGGAATTCCCGGCGGCAACGTCTGCGGCGTCAGCACGACCACGATCTTCCTCGCCGACGGCAACGTCATGAAGAAGGACGTCAGCTTCTTCGAAGTCTACGGCAAGGTGAACTACACCATCAACGACAGCTTTACGGTCGGCGCGACCGAGTACTACTCGCCGAACTTCCTGAATTCGGGTGCCTGGGGCAACTACGCCTCGTTGACCGCCAAGTACACCGCGCCCAGCACCGTCTTCGGCGCCTCCGGCGTCGGCATGTACGTGTCGGGTGAGTTCGGCCGTCAGTGGTTCGGTACGTCGGACGCCTTCTACGGCACCGGCGCGGGCACCGTGTTCGCCAACGGTATTCCCTACAAGGACTACAACACCTGGAACATCGGCATCGGCTTCACCTACAAGGTGTTCACGCTGGATCTGCGTTACTCCGACACCGACCTGAACAAGGGTGATTGCAACGCCTTCACCAGCGCTTTCAACGCCACTGGCACCACCAGCGTGACCCCGATCAACCCGGGCGGCGCTGGCTCCAACTGGTGCGGCGCGGCTGGTGTTGCCAAGCTGTCCTTCGACCTGACGGCGATGAGCAACCTGAAGTAA
- a CDS encoding histone, whose translation MAKAKKKKSKKAKKAKKVVAAKKATKKKAAKKTAKKSAKKSAKKAAKKSAKKSVAKKAAPKKAAKKAAPKKAKAAPAPKPAAPAPEPAAETSWAMPSSSAEPTPAEGQG comes from the coding sequence ATGGCGAAAGCGAAAAAGAAAAAAAGCAAGAAGGCCAAAAAGGCCAAGAAGGTCGTAGCGGCGAAGAAGGCGACGAAGAAGAAGGCTGCCAAGAAGACCGCGAAGAAGTCTGCGAAGAAATCTGCGAAGAAGGCCGCCAAGAAGTCAGCCAAGAAGTCGGTGGCAAAGAAGGCGGCGCCGAAGAAGGCTGCGAAGAAAGCGGCTCCGAAGAAGGCGAAGGCAGCTCCCGCACCGAAGCCGGCAGCGCCGGCTCCCGAGCCGGCCGCCGAGACGAGCTGGGCGATGCCTTCGTCTTCTGCGGAACCGACGCCGGCCGAGGGTCAGGGTTAA
- the glcF gene encoding glycolate oxidase subunit GlcF, translating into MKTEFSLAQLADPDIAEADKILRACVHCGFCTATCPTYVLLGDELDSPRGRIYLIKEMLEKDQAPTAEVVKHVDRCLSCLSCMTTCPSGVNYMHLVDQARVRIEQSYQRPLVERLLRQVLAFVLPDPQRFRLSMRLARLARPFAVFLPTPRPSATPGLIQRIKAMLALAPDRLPSPGPLPGSVFAALGKKRGRVALLQGCAQQVLAPRINQAAIGLLTRHGIEVVLVRDEQCCGALTHHLGHDDDALARARANVAAWSAEAAGEGLDAILVTASGCGTMIKDYGYLLREDHALAADAARVSALAKDITEYVAVLGLAPTTRQDNVVVAYHSACSLQHGQKITSLPKELLSKNGFVVKDVPESHLCCGSAGTYNILQPELAGRLRDRKVANIASVKPDMIAAGNIGCMVQIASGTSVPVVHTIELLDWATGGSRPALTASS; encoded by the coding sequence ATGAAGACCGAATTCTCACTCGCGCAGCTCGCCGATCCCGACATCGCGGAGGCCGACAAGATCCTGCGCGCCTGCGTCCATTGCGGCTTCTGCACTGCAACCTGTCCGACCTATGTGCTGCTCGGCGACGAGCTCGATAGCCCGCGCGGCCGCATCTACCTGATCAAGGAGATGCTGGAGAAGGACCAGGCGCCGACAGCCGAGGTGGTCAAGCATGTCGACCGCTGCCTGTCGTGCCTGTCCTGCATGACGACCTGCCCCTCTGGGGTGAACTACATGCACCTCGTCGACCAGGCGCGGGTCAGGATCGAGCAGAGCTATCAGCGGCCGCTGGTCGAGCGGCTGTTGCGGCAGGTGCTCGCCTTCGTGCTGCCCGATCCGCAGCGGTTCCGCCTCAGCATGCGGCTGGCGAGGCTGGCCCGGCCCTTCGCCGTCTTCCTGCCGACCCCGCGGCCGTCGGCGACGCCCGGTCTGATCCAGCGCATCAAGGCGATGCTGGCGCTGGCCCCAGACCGGCTGCCGTCGCCTGGCCCTCTCCCGGGCAGCGTGTTCGCAGCGCTCGGCAAGAAGCGCGGCCGGGTCGCGTTGCTCCAGGGCTGCGCCCAGCAGGTGCTGGCGCCACGCATCAACCAGGCGGCCATCGGCCTTCTCACCCGCCACGGCATCGAGGTCGTGCTGGTCAGGGACGAGCAATGCTGCGGCGCGCTGACCCATCACCTCGGCCACGACGACGATGCGCTCGCACGCGCCCGCGCCAATGTCGCGGCGTGGAGTGCGGAGGCGGCAGGCGAGGGGCTCGACGCCATCCTGGTGACGGCGTCCGGCTGTGGCACCATGATCAAGGACTACGGCTATCTGCTGCGCGAGGACCACGCGCTTGCCGCCGATGCCGCGCGGGTTTCCGCGCTCGCAAAGGACATCACCGAATACGTCGCCGTGCTCGGACTAGCTCCGACGACGCGACAGGACAACGTCGTCGTGGCCTATCATTCCGCGTGTTCGCTGCAGCACGGACAGAAAATCACGAGCCTTCCGAAAGAATTGCTTTCCAAGAATGGATTCGTGGTGAAAGATGTCCCGGAGAGTCATTTGTGTTGCGGTTCGGCGGGGACCTACAACATTCTCCAGCCCGAGCTTGCGGGCAGGTTGCGTGATCGCAAGGTCGCCAACATCGCAAGCGTCAAGCCGGACATGATTGCCGCGGGCAATATCGGCTGCATGGTGCAGATTGCCAGTGGCACGTCAGTTCCGGTCGTACACACGATTGAGCTTCTCGATTGGGCTACGGGCGGGTCGCGGCCGGCATTGACTGCGTCGAGCTGA
- a CDS encoding FAD-binding protein yields the protein MDTLRVRDAKDVEEVVRAAIANEQPLEIIGHGSKRSIGHAMATNAVLDLSALNAVTSYEPNELIVTLQAGAPLADVLSLIDAKNQQFAFEPINTAPLLGTPALGTIGGMIAAGLAGPRRIKAGGARDHLLGAHAVSGFGDSFKTGGKVVKNVTGYDLCKLLAGSWGTLSVMTEVTLKVMPKPEAERTLLLRGLDDATANKAMTAALGSPFDVSAAAHLPKSAFRASTDGLGDIAGQGEALTALRLEGITASAAHRAGSLRELLAPFGTATLIDDAASAALWAMVRDVLPFAASGALGAWPVWRIVCPPASGAALGAQLARETGGDVIYDWGGGLIWAALPPKGDAHAPAVRLHANAVGGHATLIRAAEDVRRAIDVFHPQAPGVAALSERVRASFDPKTILNRGRQTRGAVA from the coding sequence GTGGATACGCTCAGGGTCAGAGACGCCAAAGACGTCGAAGAGGTTGTGCGCGCGGCGATTGCCAACGAGCAGCCGCTCGAGATCATCGGTCATGGCAGCAAGCGCAGCATCGGCCACGCGATGGCGACCAACGCCGTGCTCGACCTCTCCGCGCTGAACGCGGTCACGTCCTACGAACCCAACGAATTGATTGTCACGCTCCAGGCCGGCGCGCCGCTGGCCGACGTGCTGTCGCTGATCGACGCCAAGAACCAGCAATTCGCCTTCGAGCCGATCAACACCGCGCCGCTCTTGGGCACGCCCGCGCTGGGCACCATCGGCGGCATGATCGCGGCGGGCCTTGCCGGCCCGCGCCGCATCAAGGCAGGCGGGGCGCGCGACCATCTGTTGGGGGCGCATGCGGTCTCGGGCTTCGGTGACAGCTTCAAGACCGGCGGCAAGGTGGTGAAGAACGTTACCGGCTACGATCTCTGCAAGCTGCTGGCGGGTTCCTGGGGAACGCTGTCGGTGATGACCGAGGTGACGCTGAAGGTGATGCCAAAGCCGGAGGCCGAGCGGACGTTGCTGTTGCGCGGGCTCGACGATGCCACGGCCAACAAGGCCATGACCGCGGCGCTCGGCTCGCCCTTCGATGTCTCTGCTGCGGCGCACCTGCCGAAATCGGCGTTCCGGGCCAGCACTGACGGGCTCGGCGATATCGCGGGCCAGGGTGAGGCGCTGACCGCGCTGCGGCTTGAGGGCATCACGGCCTCCGCCGCCCACCGGGCTGGCTCGCTCCGCGAATTGCTGGCGCCGTTCGGAACTGCGACCCTGATCGACGACGCGGCGTCCGCCGCGTTGTGGGCGATGGTCCGCGACGTGCTGCCATTTGCGGCGAGCGGTGCGCTCGGCGCCTGGCCGGTCTGGCGGATCGTTTGTCCGCCGGCCTCAGGCGCGGCGCTCGGTGCGCAATTGGCGCGCGAGACCGGCGGCGACGTGATCTACGATTGGGGCGGCGGGCTGATCTGGGCGGCGCTGCCGCCGAAGGGCGATGCGCATGCGCCGGCCGTGCGCCTGCACGCCAATGCCGTCGGCGGGCACGCAACGCTGATCCGGGCGGCCGAGGATGTCAGGCGTGCGATCGATGTGTTCCATCCGCAGGCACCCGGGGTTGCCGCCCTGAGCGAGCGGGTCCGCGCCAGTTTCGATCCGAAGACCATTTTGAACCGTGGACGGCAGACGCGGGGCGCTGTGGCATGA
- a CDS encoding putative quinol monooxygenase: protein MNHYATQKSISDAVDGGGLLVVAQWEAKPGESDKIAAILDRFLPEAQREDGVKLFLISRAKENPAQFLFYELFRDEAAFKAHQESAHFKTYIAGEALPLLAKRERAQYGML, encoded by the coding sequence ATGAACCACTATGCCACGCAGAAATCGATCAGCGACGCCGTCGACGGCGGCGGCCTGCTCGTCGTCGCGCAATGGGAGGCGAAGCCGGGCGAGTCCGACAAAATCGCCGCGATCCTCGACCGCTTCCTGCCGGAGGCGCAGCGCGAGGACGGCGTCAAGCTGTTCCTGATCTCGCGCGCCAAAGAGAATCCGGCTCAGTTCCTGTTCTACGAGCTGTTCCGCGACGAGGCGGCGTTCAAGGCGCATCAGGAGAGCGCACATTTCAAGACCTACATCGCCGGCGAAGCCCTGCCGCTGCTGGCGAAGCGCGAGCGGGCGCAATACGGGATGCTGTGA